From a single Pempheris klunzingeri isolate RE-2024b chromosome 2, fPemKlu1.hap1, whole genome shotgun sequence genomic region:
- the LOC139211225 gene encoding RNA-binding protein 5-like, with product MGADKRLSRGERSGRYGSDGRREDPEWHERRCTDVKRDHDHRWDDDRHRERFDEQIDSPERDRKRHGSDRSDDEYDGDYPDQHYRMEPEEENETIMLRGLPLDVLEDDIRLAIEQLQGPHPVDIRLMRKRRGISRGFAFVEFYRLQDSTRWMETNQNKLVIQGKSITLHYSNRRQNFERWLCIACGGFNFRKKLRCFRCGAAKVDKESPGLSGVNAESQQQADSIGDTIILRNIAPFSTVDGIQSMLAPYANLSAGNIRLIKDKQTGQNRGFAFVQLSSALEASQLLSVLQSIQPPLKLDGKTIGVDYAKSARKDSVQPDGIRASALSVASTAIAAAQWSSSQLQQGSGTTSNSTTPPEGYAQQTQGQNNQVWQQQPDGMAPVTGDGLLGAAPGMKTWIPAATSVVISQSAQLYQPVVVSQPAIQSHQLVRPVDAAQQTASVSTASPVTPAASTVATSASATPTSKTTVGPDTSTYQFDEASGYYYDPKTSLYYDPSSQYYYNSETQQYLYWDSEKQTYIPVSTESDTSTEQASKEPREKKDKLKVKSAQQIAKDMARWAKSFNKQKESFKSSFQGSGPSKEEDRKEYAAADAGFVLFEKKQMGYFDLPSHMTEQSKVTEQDSAKSAVFAASNGEDDAEEGCSDRAVNEEGKITDWIKMVCLLCRRQFPTKEALLRHQHLSDLHKQNLEIHRRSKLSEAELEELEEQERNETEMKYRDRAAERREKYGVADPPAPKKKKFYQPPTPTLNYEQPTKDGLTSDNIGNKMLQAMGWQEGKGLGRHQQGITTPISASLRTKGTGLGIKGSSYELSASDTYKDAVRKAMFSRFSEME from the exons ATGGGAGCTGATAAAAG gcTCAGCCGGGGTGAACGTAGTGGAAGATATGGGTCGGATGGGAGGAGAGAAGATCCAGAATGGCATGAAAGACGGTGTACAGATGTGAAGAGGGATCATGATCATCGATGGGACGACGACAGACACAGAGAGCGCTTCGATGAGCAGATAGACAGTCCAGAG AGGGACAGAAAACGACACGGTAGTGACAGATCCGATGATGAATACGATGGGGATTATCCAGACCAGCACTATAGAatggagccagaggaggagaacgAGACTATTATGCTGAGGGGACTCCCTCTTGATGTCTTAGAGGATGAC ATTCGCCTGGCGATCGAGCAGCTGCAGGGGCCCCACCCTGTGGATATTCGCTTgatgaggaaaaggagag GTATAAGCCGAGGTTTCGCCTTCGTGGAGTTTTATCGCTTGCAAGATTCTACCCGATGGATGGAGACCAATCAG AACAAGTTGGTGATCCAGGGGAAAAGCATTACGCTGCACTACAGCAACAGGAGACAGAACTTTGAAAGATGGCTTTGTATCGCA TGTGGTGGGTTCAATTTCCGCAAGAAGCtgaggtgtttcaggtgtgGAGCAGCCAAAGTTG ATAAGGAGTCACCAGGACTAAGTGGTGTGAATGCTGAGTCTCAACAGCAAGCAGATTCCATTGGAGACA caATCATTTTGAGAAACATTGCCCCTTTTTCAACTGTTGATGGAATTCAGAGCATGTTGGCCCCCTATGCCAACCTGTCAGCAGGCAACATCCGCCTCATCAAAGACAAGCAAACAGGACAGAATCGAGGCTTTGCCTTCGTTCAGCTCTCGTCTGCCTTG GAGGCTTCTCAGCTGCTTAGTGTTCTCCAGAGCATTCAGCCACCTCTAAAACTGGATGGAAAAACAATCGGTGTGGATTATGCCAAGAGTGCTAGGAA AGACTCAGTGCAGCCTGATGGGATCAGAGCGAGTGCTCTCTCTGTTGCCAGCACAGCCattgctgctgctcagtggtcaTCCAGCCAG TTACAGCAAGGTTCAGGGACCACCTCTAACTCCACGACTCCTCCGGAGGGCtatgcacagcaaacacag GGTCAGAATAATCAAGtatggcagcagcagcctgatggCATGGCTCCTGTCACTGGAGATGGATTACTCGGAG CTGCTCCTGGAATGAAGACGTGGATCCCTGCAGCCACAAGTGTCGTCATATCCCAGTCGGCTCAACTTTACCAGCCTGTCGTTGTCAGCCAGCCTGCCATACAG TCACATCAGTTAGTGAGGCCTGTTGATGCAGCACAACAGACTGCTAGTGTTTCCACTGCATCACCGGTAACGCCAGCGGCCTCCACTGTTGCAACAAGTGCCTCTGCTACCCCGACTTCTAAAACAACAG TTGGCCCTGACACCTCCACCTACCAGTTTGATGAGGCTTCAGGTTACTATTATGATCCAAAAACTAGCCTGTACTATGATCCCAGCAGCCAA TACTACTATAACTCTGAGACTCAGCAGTACCTTTACTGGGACAGTGAGAAGCAAACATACATCCCTGTATCAACTGAATCAGACACAAGCACAGAGCAAGCATCCAAAGAGCCCagggagaaaaaagacaagCTCAAAGTCAAGTCTGCACAGCAG ATTGCAAAGGACATGGCACGTTGGGCAAAAAGTTTCAATAAGCAAAAGGAAAGTTTTAAGAGCAGTTTTCAAGGCTCAGGACCGTccaaggaggaggacagaaaggagTATGCAGCTGCCGACGCAGGTTTTGTTCTCTTTGAGAAAAAG CAAATGGGATATTTTGACCTGCCATCCCACATGACTGAACAATCCAAGGTCACAGAGCAGGACTCAGCAAAG AgtgctgtgtttgctgcttCCAACGGAGAAGATGACGCGGAGGAGGGCTGCTCAGATAGAGCAGTGAATGAAGAGGGAAAAATAACAGACTGGATAAAGATGGTTTGCCTGCTGTGTCGACGGCAGTTCCCCACCAAGGAGGCTCTGCTGCGTCACCAGCATCTCTCTGACCTCCACAAG CAAAACTTGGAAATTCATAGAAGATCAAAACTCTCAGaagctgagctggaggagctggaagagcaggagaggaacGAAACAGAG ATGaaatacagagacagagcagcagagagaagagagaagtaTGGTGTTGCTGATCCTCCTGCACCTAAGAAGAAGAAGTTCTATCAACCGCCAACCCCGACACT AAACTACGAACAGCCCACCAAAGACGGCCTAACAAGTGATAATATCGGGAACAAAATGTTGCAGGCGATGGGCTGGCAGGAAGGCAAAGGTCTGGGGCGCCACCAACAGGGCATCACCACGCCCATTTCG GCTTCCTTAAGGACCAAAGGCACAGGCTTGGGTATTAAAGGAAGCTCATATGAGCTCTCAGCATCTGACACCTACAAGGATGCTGTTCGTAAGGCCATGTTCTCACGCTTCAGTGAGATGGAGTGA
- the emc3 gene encoding ER membrane protein complex subunit 3, whose translation MAEPELLLDSNIRLWVVLPIVFITFLVGVIRHYVSILLQSDKKLTLEQVSDSQVLIRSRILRENGKYIPKQSFLMRKFYFNNQEDGFFKKTKRKVVPPSPMTDPSMLTDMMKGNVTNVLPMILIGGWINWTFSGFVTTKVPFPLTLRFKPMLQQGIELLSLDASWVSSASWYFLNVFGLRSMYSLILGQDNGADQSRIMQEQMSGAAMAMPADTNKAFKAEWEALELTDHQWALESVEDDLMSRELDFDGMFSKELPSGMF comes from the exons ATGGCTGAGCCGGAGCTTCTGCTGGACTCCAACATTCGGCTTTGGGTGGTGCTGCCCATCGTCTTCATCACCTTTCTTGTCGGGGTGATCCGACATTATGTCTCCATTCTTCTTCAGAGTGACAAGAAGTTGACGTTAGAGCAGGTTTCTGACAG CCAGGTGCTTATTCGGAGCAGAATCctcagagaaaatggaaaatacatTCCCAAACAG TCCTTTTTGATGAGAAAATTCTACTTCAATAATCAAGAGGATGGATTTTTCAAGAAGACCAAAAGAAAGGTTGTTCCACCCTCTCCAATGACAG ATCCCAGCATGCTGACAGACATGATGAAAGGAAATGTCACCAACGTGCTTCCCATGATCCTCATCGGAGGCTGGATCAACTGGACCTTTTCAGGATTTGTTACAA CTAAGGTTCCCTTCCCTCTTACCCTGCGCTTCAAGCCCATGCTGCAGCAGGGAATAGAGCTGCTCTCACTGGATGCCTCCTG GGTGAGCTCAGCCTCCTGGTATTTCCTGAACGTGTTTGGACTACGAAGCATGTACTCGTTAATTTTAGGACAAGATAATG GTGCGGATCAGTCGAGGATCATGCAGGAGCAGATGAGTGGTGCCGCCATGGCCATGCCTGCAGACACGAATAAAGCTTTCAAG GCTGAGTGGGAGGCACTGGAACTGACCGACCATCAGTGGGCACTGGAGAGTGTAGAGGACGATCTGATGAGCAGAGAGCTGGACTTTGATGGCATGTTTAGCAAGGAGCTACCGAGCGGGATGTTCTGA
- the usp4 gene encoding ubiquitin carboxyl-terminal hydrolase 4 gives MMAEGGGPESGGAADSDSEPVAAQMPTPSTESQKQTIGSLLKTTLRKGDEWYLIDSRWFKQWKKYVGFDSWDMYNVGERSLYPGPIDNSGLFSDQDTQALKEHLIDELDYVLVPTEAWNKLVSWYGCLDGQRPIVRKVVEHGMFVKHCKVEVYLLELNLCENDNMDNVVTRHFSKADTIDIIEKEMRTLFNIPSEKETRLWNKYMSNTYEQLNKPDSTVQDAGLFQGQVLVIERKNEDGTWPRQASHPKSSTTPSRNFTTSPKLSSNSAASISSTVTNGDSSCSPGYTLNNSTTSGNRLGGYNSYSSSYNYRESQSQSQPGLCGLSNLGNTCFMNSALQCLSNASPLTEYFLNDQYEAEINRENPLGMRGEIAEAYADLVKQMWLSRSSYVAPRTFKTQVGRFAPQFSGYQQQDSQELLAFLLDGLHEDLNRVKKKPYLALRDAEGRPDEIVAKEAWTNHRLRNDSIIVDIFHGLFKSTLVCPECSKVSVTFDPFCYLTLPLPMKKDRTMEVFLVRSDPQSRPTQYRVVVPKLGTVTDLCSALSKLCGILQENMVVADVYNHRFHKIYRRDDGLNQIMDKDDIFVYEVQEEDSERMNLPVYFRERHSKHAGSSSSTMLFGQPLLITVPRHNLIADVLYDKILERIGRYVKHSQSPNSESRASASATFASCSQAPECSTSSSLNASLGGCGSPLSDGASCSASSSNGSNHSGTCNETNGLYDGEEEAMDHQVSPEPENGQSEEEEEETSDLENGSRGDLSKLSSTKLFTFSIVNSYGTANISPLPCDGNVLKLNPHSTVAIDWDTESKKLCYDEQEAEAYEKHESMLQPQKKKATVALRECIELFTTMETLGEHDPWYCPTCKKHQQATKKFDLWSLPRILVVHLKRFSYNRCWRDKLDTVVDFPIRDLNMSEFVCDPKAGPYIYDLIAVSNHYGGMGGGHYTAYGKNKVDGKWYYFDDSSVSSASEDQIVTKAAYVLFYQRRDEEAPTKPQPSASLGGAPEAADDHMDTN, from the exons ATGATGGCCGAGGGAGGCGGACCCGAGTCGGGTGGCGCGGCAGACTCCGACTCGGAGCCGGTAGCCGCTCAAATGCCAACCCCTTCAACCGAAAGTCAAAAACAGACTATTGGGTCACTTTTGAAAACAACTTTAAGAAAAGGCGACGAATG GTATCTAATAGACAGCCGGTGGTTTAAACAGTGGAAGAAGTATGTCGGATTTGACAGCTGGGACATGTATAATGTTGGAGAACGAAGTCTCTATCCAGGACCAATTGATAACTCTGGGCTGTTCTCAG ACCAGGACACTCAGGCCCTGAAGGAACACCTTATAGATGAGCTGGACTATGTCCTTGTACCCACTGAGGCATGGAATAAGCTTGTCAGCTGGTATGGCTGCCTTGATGGCCAGAGACCCATTGTCAGGAAG GTTGTCGAACATGGCATGTTTGTGAAGCACTGTAAGGTGGAGGTCTATTTGCTGGAGCTGAACCTGTGTGAGAATGACAACATGGACAATGTGGTCACACGTCATTTCAGTAAAGCTGATACTATAG ATATTATAGAAAAGGAGATGAGGACGCTGTTCAATATCCCATCAGAGAAGGAGACACGGCTCTGGAACAAATACATGAGCAACACCTACGAGCAGCTGAACAAGCCAGACAGCACTGTACAGGATGCTGGTCTCTTCCAGGGGCAG GTGCTTGTGATTGAGCGGAAGAATGAGGACGGCACATGGCCAAGACAAGCCTCCCATCCCAA ATCCAGTACAACCCCATCCAGGAATTTCACTACCTCCCCAAAACTCTCCTCCAACTCAGCAGCCAGTATCTCCTCAACAGTAACCAATGGAGACAGCAGCTGTAGCCCTGGCTACACACTTAACAACAGCACCACCTCTGGCAACAG ATTGGGGGGCTACAATTCATACAGCTCCTCCTACAACTACAgagagtcacagtcacagtcacagccTGGCCTATGTGGGCTCAGTAATTTGGGCAACACATGCTTCATGAACTCTGCCCTCCAg tgCCTGAGCAATGCATCTCCACTCACAGAGTACTTCCTCAATGACCAGTATGAGGCAGAGATTAACCGAGAGAATCCTCTGGGAATGAGGGGCGAGATTGCCGAGGCCTACGCTGATCTCGTCAAGCAGATGTGGTTGAGCCGCAGCAGCTATGTGGCCCCACGTACTTTCAAA ACCCAGGTCGGACGCTTTGCCCCCCAGTTTTCAGGCTACCAGCAGCAGGACTCACAGGAGCTGTTGGCCTTCCTGCTGGACGGGCTCCATGAAGATCTGAACCGTGTCAAGAAGAAGCCTTACCTGGCCCTGAGGGACGCAGAGGGCCGTCCAGATGAG ATTGTTGCTAAGGAAGCCTGGACAAACCACCGCCTGCGCAATGACTCGATTATAGTTGATATTTTCCACGGCCTCTTCAAATCCACGTTGGTGTGCCCAGAGTGCTCCAAGGTGTCTGTAACCTTTGACCCATTCTGCTACCTCACACTGCCTCTGCCCATGAAGAAGGACCGTACTATGGAGGTTTTCCTGGTGCGATCAGACCCTCAATCTAGACCCACACAG TATCGAGTGGTTGTCCCCAAACTGGGTACAGTGACAGATCTGTGCAGCGCCTTGTCCAAACTCTGCGGAATTCTCCAAGAAAAC ATGGTGGTGGCTGACGTTTACAATCATAGGTTCCATAAAATCTATAGGCGGGATGATGGCCTCAACCAAATCATGGACAAAGATGACATCTTTGT GTACGAGGTACAGGAAGAGGACAGCGAGAGGATGAACCTGCCGGTGTATTTCAGGGAGCGCCACTCCAAGCATGCTGGAAGCTCCTCAAGCACCATGCTGTTTGGCCAGCCTTTACTCATCACCGTGCCCAGACACAACCTCATAGCAGACGTTCTTTATGACAAGATCCTAGAGAGGATTGG GCGTTATGTAAAACACTCCCAGAGTCCTAATAGCGAAAGCAGGGCCTCAGCCTCGGCGACCTTTGCCAGCTGCAGCCAGGCTCCTGAATGTTCAACATCGTCTAGTCTCAATGCCAGCCTGGGCGGCTGTGGTAGCCCCCTGTCAGACGGGGCCTCCTGCAGTGCCAGTTCCAGTAACGGCAGCAACCACTCAGGGACCTGCAATGAAACTAATGGGCTATATGACG gtgaggaggaggccATGGaccaccaggtgagtccagagcCAGAGAACGGCCAGTccgaagaggaggaagaagagacgTCTGACTTGGAAAATGGGTCTAGAGGAGACCTGTCCAAGCTGTCGTCAACCAAGCTCTTCACTTTCAGCATAGTCAACTCCTACGGAACAGCCAACATCAGCCCGCTGCCTTGTGATGGAAATGTCCTCAAGCTCAATC CACATTCCACAGTGGCAATCGACTGGGACACGGAGTCAAAGAAACTGTGCTACGATGAACAGGAAGCAGAG GCCTATGAGAAGCATGAGAGCATGCTCCAGCCCCAAAAAAAGAAGGCCACTGTGGCCCTGAGAGAGTGCATCGAACTCTTCACAACCATGGAGACACTTGGAGAACACGATCCATG GTATTGTCCAACGTGTAAGAAACACCAACAGGCCACAAAGAAGTTTGATTTATGGTCGCTGCCTCGCATTCTGGTAGTTCATTTAAAGCGTTTCTCCTACAACCGGTGTTGGAGGGACAAGCTGGACACAGTGGTGGACTTTCCCATCAG gGATCTGAACATGTCGGAGTTTGTGTGCGACCCTAAGGCAGGCCCCTACATATATGACCTCATTGCTGTGTCAAACCACTATGGAGGAATGGGAGGAGGTCACT ACACAGCTTATGGCAAGAATAAAGTGGATGGAAAGTGGTATTACTTTGATGACAGCAGTGTCTCCTCTGCCTCAGAGGACCAGATTGTG ACAAAAGCGGCCTACGTGCTGTTCTATCAGCGCAGAGACGAGGAAGCCCCCACCAAACCTCAGCCTTCGGCCTCGCTGGGAGGAGCCCCAGAAGCAGCCGACGACCACATGGACACAAACTGA